From a single Kiritimatiellia bacterium genomic region:
- a CDS encoding ROK family protein yields the protein MGDNNNKKYYVGFDLGGTKMFCVLFDQKFNPVATLRKKTKTEEGVSVGIEKMIDMIHEVLEEAHLDRNALGAIGIGSPGPLDLDRGIILEAPNLGWKNVAIKDSFEKKFKVPVAVANDVDAGTYGEYRFGAAQKARCAVGVFPGTGIGGGCVYEGRLLRGKTGSCLEIGHMTIAPNGRLCGCGRRGCLETMSSRLAIAAECAMAAHRGEAPALFKAAGTDIAKMRSGVIAEAIREGDKAVERIVRQAAKHLGVAIGNVINLLAPDVVVLGGGLIEAMKDIFLEEIQAAVEKRAMASFVKGVSIVPARLDDLATVMGAAALAAELNRDG from the coding sequence ATGGGCGACAACAACAACAAAAAGTACTATGTCGGCTTCGACCTTGGCGGCACCAAGATGTTCTGCGTGCTGTTCGACCAGAAGTTCAATCCCGTTGCCACCTTGCGCAAAAAAACCAAAACGGAAGAGGGCGTGTCGGTCGGGATTGAGAAGATGATCGACATGATCCACGAAGTGCTCGAGGAGGCGCACCTCGATCGAAATGCTTTGGGCGCAATCGGGATCGGCTCGCCGGGGCCCCTGGATCTCGACCGAGGCATCATCTTGGAAGCGCCGAACCTCGGATGGAAAAACGTCGCCATCAAAGATTCATTCGAAAAAAAGTTCAAAGTTCCCGTGGCAGTGGCCAATGACGTCGATGCGGGCACCTACGGCGAATACAGATTCGGGGCCGCACAAAAAGCGCGTTGCGCGGTAGGCGTCTTCCCCGGAACCGGTATTGGCGGCGGATGCGTCTACGAGGGCCGACTCCTTCGAGGTAAAACGGGTTCTTGCCTGGAAATTGGCCACATGACCATTGCCCCTAACGGGCGATTGTGTGGTTGCGGCCGGCGCGGCTGCCTCGAAACTATGTCCAGCCGACTTGCCATAGCAGCCGAATGCGCAATGGCGGCCCACCGCGGCGAAGCTCCGGCCCTTTTCAAGGCAGCGGGGACCGACATCGCCAAAATGCGCAGCGGCGTCATCGCGGAAGCAATTCGCGAGGGTGACAAGGCCGTCGAGCGGATCGTCCGCCAGGCCGCAAAACATCTGGGGGTTGCGATTGGAAACGTAATCAACCTGCTCGCGCCAGACGTGGTTGTCCTCGGTGGCGGGCTCATCGAAGCCATGAAGGACATCTTCCTGGAAGAGATCCAGGCTGCAGTGGAAAAACGCGCGATGGCTTCCTTTGTCAAGGGCGTCTCGATTGTTCCCGCCCGGCTGGACGATCTGGCG